A part of Ziziphus jujuba cultivar Dongzao chromosome 8, ASM3175591v1 genomic DNA contains:
- the LOC107413027 gene encoding uncharacterized protein LOC107413027, which produces MGLGISLLIGLKAVLLFLLFAFLSSFGFALLAVPFLYASLVSLLVALASHPSINLPMLLAKNSDGSFPIWSIVLFSPYLYFVRVFSTLRRLFSGEAPYSEISDGLYVGGWPSSPDRLPPGNPAIVDCTCEFPRRSEFLGHAYFCIPTWDTRASQPHEIESAVKWACRKREQNRPVFVHCAYGHGRSVAVMCALLVALGVVEDWKNAEKLIQERRPYIRMNALHRKALEEWSKHRLSPPKKGGESKITSVISSDASQ; this is translated from the exons atgggttTGGGTATATCATTGTTGATAGGATTGAAAGCTGTTCTTCTGTTCCTTTTATTTGCTTTCCTTAGCAGCTTTGGTTTCGCATTGTTAGCAGTACCATTCCTGTATGCTTCTTTGGTGTCTTTGTTGGTTGCATTAGCATCCCATCCATCCATTAATCTTCCAATGCTTTTGGCCAAGAACTCAGATGGGAGTTTCCCCATTTGGTCAATTGTTTTGTTCAGCCCATATTTGTATTTTGTCCGGGTTTTCTCGACATTGCGGAGATTATTTAGTGGGGAAGCTCCTTATTCTGAAATTTCTGATGGTTTGTATGTTGGTGGATGGCCTTCTTCACCTGATAGATTGCCCCCTGGTAATCCTGCCATTGTTGATTGTACTTGTGAATTTCCTAGAAGGTCAGAGTTCTTGGGGCATGCATATTTTTGTATACCGACGTGGGATACAAGAGCTTCTCAGCCACATGAGATTGAATCAGCAGTGAAGTGGGCATGTAGAAAGAGGGAGCAGAATAGGCCAGTATTCGTCCACTGTGCATATG gtCATGGAAGAAGTGTTGCTGTAATGTGTGCACTACTGGTGGCCCTTGGTGTGGTGGAAGATTGGAAAAATGCTGAAAAATTAATCCAAGAAAGACGACCTTATATCCGCATGAATGCTCTCCATCGTAAGGCTCTAGAAGAGTGGTCTAAACACCGGTTATCTCCTCCTAAGAAGGGTGGAGAATCAAAAATAACTTCTGTAATTTCTTCTGATGCTTCTCAGTAA
- the LOC107413037 gene encoding uncharacterized protein LOC107413037 produces MERGVQRWAVDISDWKPSFQDFSFALSLLPVQDCDSITRFIKMEDRKRALVSRMLQYAIVHEVLGIPCGEIIIKRTLEGKPYLESGKHFQEFPNFNFNTSHHGDYVAIASEPLCLVGLDIVSNVIPWKETVTEFIQNFSSYFSNLEWDNIITSGNSNDILFEFYRYWSLKEAYVKATGSGLAYGLDRVEFHHTGWTNISVKIDGKAMPEWRFWLSELGKGHLVSLARGHPRSAASNYKKTLDVTDFDEAEYHKGLNLPNTRFSLRNVEQLIQVLCKEIYRVPRPRIHNTVDVEEMSDEH; encoded by the exons ATGGAGAGAGGAGTTCAAAGATGGGCAGTGGATATATCAGACTGGAAACCATCTTTTCAAGACTTCTCTTTTGCCCTCTCTCTTCTTCCTGTCCAAGACTGCGATTCAATCACCAG GTTTATAAAAATGGAAGATAGGAAAAGGGCACTTGTGAGCCGGATGCTTCAATATGCTATAGTACATGAAGTGTTGGGAATCCCATGTGGAGAAATTATCATCAAGCGCACATTGGAAGGCAAACCATATTTG GAATCTGGGAAACATTTTCAAGAATTCCCCAACTTTAATTTTAACACATCGCATCATGGTGACTATGTAGCTATAGCTTCTGAACCATTATGCCTTGTGGGGTTGGATATTGTGTCAAATGTCATTCCCTGGAAAGAGACAGTCACAGAATTCATTCAAAACTTCTCatcttatttttcaaatttggagTGGGATAATATAATCACTTCTGGGAATTCTAATGatattttgtttgagttttatAG GTATTGGAGTCTCAAAGAAGCATATGTCAAAGCAACAGGTAGTGGGCTGGCTTATGGTTTGGACAGAGTGGAATTTCATCATACTGGTTGGACAAATATCTCTGTTAAAATTGATGGAAAGGCTATGCCAGAATGGAGATTTTGGCTTTCTGAGCTGGGAAAAGGTCATTTG GTATCACTTGCAAGAGGTCACCCAAGATCTGCTGCTAGTAATTACAAGAAAACATTGGACGTTACAGATTTCGATGAAGCAGAATACCACAAAGGCCTTAATCTTCCGAACACAAGATTTTCGCTGAGAAACGTTGAACAACTCATCCAAGTTTTATGCAAAGAAATTTACAGAGTACCTAGACCTAGGATCCATAATACAGTTGATGTAGAAGAAATGTCTGATGAACACTAA